The genomic window CGCGCACCGCATCGGCCATCGCCAGCAGCCGCGCCGGGTCCAGCGCCAGCCGATCGAGCATGGCACTGCCCACGCCCTTGTCGCGTGCAGCAGCAAGATCACGCGCGTTGCCGGCCAGGATCTGCCCGGCATTCGCTTCCAGCGCCTGCGCCATCGCCTGCAACAGATGGCGGCGGGCCGCACTGTCGAGGCCGGCGACCACCTGGGCCGCGTCGCGGCAGGCGCGCGCCTGCGATTCGATGTCGCTCATCGGGATGTCCTTCAAACCGGTCATGGCAACACCAGATCGTCGCGATGGACGACGGTGCCACCGTAGTTGTAGCCGAGTACGGCCTCGATGTCGCGGGTGTGGCGGCCGGCGATGCGGCGCACGTCGTCGGCAGCGTACTGGCTGACCCCGCGCGCGATACAGACCCGGCCGCGCTCGGCAAGCCAGCACACCTGCACCATGTCGCCGCGGCGGAACATGCCTTCGGCACCGATGATGCCGCCCGGCAGCAGCGACGCGCCCTTCTCGCGCATCGCCTGCGCGGCGCCGGCATCGACCACGATCGCGCCTTCGGCCAGCGGTGCGTGGCGCAGCCAGTGCTTGCGCGCGGCTTCGCGGCTGCGGCCGGCATGGATGCGGGTGCCGAACAGGCGATCCTGCGCCAACGCCCGCACCACCTCGCCGCTGCGGCCGTTGAACAGGTAAGTCTCGATGCCGACACGGCCGGCCTTGGCAGCGGCCTCCAGCTTGGTCCGCATGCCGCCGGTACCGGCAAGCGAGCCCGCACCGCCGGCCATCGCCAGCACCGCATCACTCAGCTCCGGCACCTCATGCAGCGGGTGGGCGTCGGCATGCACGCGCGGGTCGGCGCTGTACAGGCCATCGATATCGGTGGCGATGAACAGTGCATCGGCATCGACCAGAGCGGCCACGGTGGCGGCCAGGTTATCGTTGTCGCCAAGCTTGAGCTCATCCACCGAGACGGTGTCGTTCTCGTTGACCACCGGCAGTGCCCCCAGCCGCAGCAGTTCGTTGAGCGTAGCGCGGGCGTTGAGATAGCGACGGCGGTTGCGCAGGTCGTCGTGGGTCAGCAGCACCTGCGCCACCGGACGCTCGAAGAAGCGCTGCCACAGGCCGATCAGTTGGGCCTGGCCGAGTGCGGCCAGCGCCTGCCGGGCGGCCATCGCCGCACCGGGCTGGTCGGCGCGGGGAAGAATGGCGCGACCGGCCGCGACCGCCCCCGAGGACACGATCACCACTTCGCGGCCGGCCAGCACGTTGGCCGATACGAACTGGGCCAGGCCCAGCGCATGCCGGGGTGACAGGCCGCCGCCATCGGCGGCCAGCAGGCTGCTGCCCACCTTCAGCACGGCACGCCGCCACGGCGGCAGCGCTTGTTCGGTGAACGGCGATGCGACGGTGGCGGCGTGCGGGGTCATCAGGTGCGCCTCAGCGGATGTTCCATTCGTGCACGGTCAGCTCCGAGGCGTGCAGGGTCACCAGCGGATCGGTGGCGACGATGGCCTGCGCCTGGGCCAGGCTGTCGACGTTGCACAGCACATAGGCGCCGCCGCTGCCGTCGGTGAAGCCGCCGGTCAGGTGCAGCTTGCCGTCGGCCTGCAGCGCGTCGAGGAAGTCACGGTGCGGCTGCACCGCTGCCGGGTTGAAGTCCGGCCGCCGCATCGCCAGCACCAGGTACACGGTGGCGGCCATCAGGACAGCGCCTGCCAGCGCGCGCGCAGCGCATCCAGGCGAAGGTCTGCGGCCGAGCCCGGCGATACCCGCGCGGCCAGGCTGCCTTCCGGGGTGCGCCCCTGCCCTGCACTGTCGGCGCCGGCGGCGGCCGCCTTGTAGGCCTCGCGGAACGGTACGCCGGCCACGGCCGCTTCCACGGCGACATCGGTGGCATACATGCCCGAGTCGATCGCCGCGCGCAGCCTGTCGTCGCGCCATTCCAGATTGGCCAGCAGCGCCGGCAGCAGCTCCAGCGCGGCCAGGCCACGTCCGAAGCCGTGGAAGATGGCGCCCTTCGACGACTGCAGGTCGCGGTGGTAACCGGAGGGCAGCGACAGCAGCTGCTCGATCTCGGTCCGCGCGGCGGCGACGCTGGCGTGGGTGGCACGCATCAGTTCGATCACATCCGGGTTGCGCTTGTTGGGCATGATCGAGCTGCCGGTGGTGTACTGCGCCGGCAGCGCCACGAAGCCGAACTCGGCGCTGGTGAACAGCGACAGGTCCCAGGCGATGCGGCGCAGGTCCAGGGTGGCGCCGCCCAGCGCTTCCAGCGCGGCCAGCTCGAACTTGCCGCGCGACAGCTGCGCGTAGATCGGCGAGATCTGCATGCGCGCGAAACCGAGCGCGGCGGTGGTGTGCTCGCGGTCCAGCGGCAGGTTCACCCCGTAGCCGGCGGCGGTGCCGAGCGGATTGGCATCCACCAGCGCATGCGTATCACGGGCACGCACGGCGTTGTCGATGAAGGCCTCGGCCCAGCCCGCCCACCACATCCCCGCCGAGGACACCACGGCGCGCTGGATGTGCGTATAGCCGGGAATCGGCAGGTCCTTCTCGGCCTGGGCGCGGTCCAGTGCGACCTTCGCCACTTCGGCGCTGAGCTGCGCCACGCGCTGCAGCTTTTCCTTCAGCCACAGGCGGGTGGCCACCAGGATCTGGTCGTTGCGGCTGCGGCCGGTGTGGATCTTGCGGCCGGCATCGCCCAGGCGTTCGGTCAGCCGCGCCTCGATCGCCGAGTGACCGTCCTCGTACTGCGTATCGAGCACGAAACGGCCGTCGCGGAAGTCCTGCGCCAGCACCTCCAGTTCGCGCAGCAGGCCGGCCAGCTCATCACCGCTGAGGATGCCGATGTGCTGCAGGCCCTGCGCATGCGCGGCGCTGGCGGCGATGTCGTGCAGGAAGAACTCGCGGTCGAGGATGACGTCGTCACCGGCGAGGAAGGTCTGAATCTGGGCGTCGACGGCGACGCCGGGCTTCTGCCAAAGAAGGTCTGCCATGGGGGGGCTCCGGTAGCGGGGTTCAGTGCGGGATCGAGGTCAGTTCGTCGATGCCCAGCGCGAGGTTGAGGTTCTGCATGGCCTGGGTGGCCGCACCCTTGAGCAGGTTGTCCAGGGTCGCCACGACCACCACCCGCTTGCCGCCCGGGGCCAGGGTGAAGCCGCCGACCTGGGCACCATGGCGTCCGGCGATGCGGCTGACCCACGGCGCGTCGTCCACCACCTCGATCAGCGGTTCACCCGCATAGGCCTGCTGGAAACGCTCGACGATCTGCTCGCGGCTCTGCGCGCGGTTCAGCCACAGGTTGGCGGTGAGCGTGATGCCGCGGAAGTGCGGCGCGACGTGCGGCATGAACTCGACCGCCACGCCCAGCTGCACCGACACCTCGCGCTCGTGCACGTGGTTGGTCAGCGCGTACGGCATCAGGTTGTCGGCCAGCAGGTCGACGTTGTTCTTGTCCGATGGCGTGGTGCCGGCGCCGGAGTAGCCGGAGACACCGAAGCACTGCGGCGGGCCGGCCAGCAGGTCCAGCAGCGGATGCACCGCCAGCTGCATCGCGGTGGCATAGCAGCCCGGATTGCTGATGTGCTTCTGGCCGTTGTAGCGGCCACGGGTCAGTTCCGGCAGGCCGTAGTACCAGCTGTGGTCGAAGCGGTAATCGGCCGAGAGGTCGACGATCACGGTGTCCGGCTTCGCCGCTTCCAGCGCGGCCACGAACGGTGCGGCCAGGCCGTTGGGCAGGGCCAGGATCACCGCATCCACGCCCTTGGCCGCCACTGCATCGGCGTCCAGGTTCTCGTACTGCAGCTCACCCTGGAATTCCGGGTGGTGATCGGACAGGCGCTGCCCGGCGCGCTCGCGCGAGGACACGAAGGCCAGTTGCAGGCGCGGATGCGCGGCGACCAGCTTGATCAGCTCCGCGCCGGTATGGCCGCGGGCACCGACGATGCCCAGGGTGAAAGTCGAATCGTTCATGCGTGGCGGTCCAGGCGGTACTGCAGGTGGCGCTTCACGCCCTGCCATTCCGCATCGATGATGGAGAAGATGACGGTGTCGCGCGGCGTGCCGTCGGCATGCCGCTTGTGGTTGCGCAGCACGCCATCCTGCTTGGCGCCCAGGCGGGCGATCGCGGTGCGCGAGGTGAAGTTGAACCAGCTGGTTTCCAGTACCACGCTGATGCAGCCCATGGCCTCGAATGCATGCTGCAGCAGCAACAGCTTGGCTTCGGTATTGGCACCGGTGCGCTGTACGCGTGGCGTGTACCAGGTGTAGCCCAGGCTGAGCTTGGGCACGTCCGCCTCCAGCCCATAGAAGCGCGTGCTGCCGATGATGTCACCGGCCGCATCGCGGATCACGAACGGCAGCACCCTGCCTTCGGTCTGCGCCTGCAGCGCAGCCTGCACATAGTGCTCGACCTGCTGCGGCGACGGCACCTGGGTGTACCAGAGCTGGTCCAGGCCGCTGCCTTCGAGCGCGTCGCGCAGGCCCGGCACGTGCTCGGGCTGCAGCGGCTGCAGCGTCACGTGCTGGCCGCGCAGGACGGGAACCGTGTTCCAGGCGTCAGGCGTGCTCATCGTTCAGCCCTGCAGGCTCGGTGCGCGCGCGGCGCAATGATCGACATAGGTCTTGATCCGGTCGATGCCATCGGCGCCATACCAGAACACCTTCCAGTGATCCTGCTTGTAGCAGCCGTCGGACTCGGCATAGTAGAAATGGTTGATCGGGTTGCCGTGGCGCGAACGCCAGAACAGCTGCGGGGTTTCCTCCAGCATCACGTTCCAGACCGCACGTCCCAGGCCCTCGCCCTGCGCGTCATCAAGCACGGCGAACTTGTCCAGGTACACACCTTCGGCCTCGTCGGTGAGGATGACCGCGGTGCGGTAGTTCTCGCTGACATAGGCGCGCAGCAGCCGGGTCTTCTGGAAATAATCGGGCAACAGGGTGCGGCCGAAGCTGGATTCGATCAGGCCCTTCAGGCGCGGCAGGTCCAGTTCGTCCCAGGCGGTGGCGCGCAGCACCTTCTCACCGCGGCGCACCAGCGTGCCCGAGCCCTTGTGGGTGAACAGCTCCTTGGCCAGGTCGGCCGGGCGGGTGATCGACACCGACGATTCCAGCGGCAGGCGGTCGAGCAGATCCTTGATCTGCTCGATCTTCACCTTCATGCCGCCATGGATCCACGGCTGCGCGATCAGGTGATCGTATTCGGTGGACAGGTTGATCGAATCGATCACGTTGCCCGCCTCGTCCAGCAGGCCACCGGTGCCGGTCAGGAAGATGATCTTGTACGGCTGCAGCTCCTGCACCAGCTCATTGGCGGCGAAGTCGGCGTTGACGTTGAGGATCTGGCCGCCAGCGGTTTCGCCCAGGCTGGTGATGACCGGAATCGAGCCGGCGCGCAGGCTGGCCTCGATCGGTGCCAGGTTGACCCGCTTCACTTCGCCGACCAGGCCGTAGGTGTCCGGGTCCAGGTATTCGGCTTCGAACACGCCACCGGTGATGGAGGTGGCGCGCGCACCGTTCTGCTGCAGCGCCTCCACCAGGCGCAGATTGGACTGCTGGAAGACCCGGCGCACGATCGCCAGCGCTTCCGGCGAGGTCACGCGCAGACCATTGACGGTCTGCTTCTCGATGCCGGCCGCGGACAGTTCGGCGTCCAGCTGCGGGCCGGCGCCGTGCAGCACGATCGGGGTCAGCCCCACTTCCTGCAGGAACGACAGCGAGGACGTCAGTGCTTCAAGGTCGTCGCGCAGGACGGCACCGCCGACCTTGACCACGGCGAAGCGCTTGGCGTCCAGCTGCGAGAAACGCTTGAGGTACTGGCTGATCTCCTTCGCGCTGGCCATGCTGGAAAGCAGGCGCACGATGGTCTGGCGGGTCTGGCGGTGGGGCTGGAGGGCAGGAGACATTTCGGTTTCGTCGGAAAGGGAAGAATCAGGCGCCGGCAGCGATGATGCGATGCACGGCGTCGGTGTAGCGCTGCAGCTGGTCCAGCGTCACGAATTCATCGGCGGTATGGGCCTGGGCGATGTCACCCGGACCGAACACCAGCGTGGTGTAGCCCGCCGCGGAGAACAGCGAGGCCTCGGTCCAGAAGTCCACCGCATTGCCGATCGGCAGATCCAGGGCGTCGGCCACGTCGCGCGCCAGCAGGCGGCGGTGTTCGGCCTCGGCGATGTCGCCGGCCGGCAGGCTGGGGCCGCGGAACGTCTCGGTGAACAGCGCCGCTTCCGGTTCGGCGAACCCGGCGAAGGTCGCCAGCAGGCTATCGATGTCCATCGACGGCAGCGGACGGAAGCCGAAGCGCACCTCGGCCGCCGGGGCGATCATGTTGGCCTTGATCCCGCCTTCGACGCGGCCGATGTTGAAACGCAGGCCGGTCAGTCCACCGAAGCATGCCGATGCCAGCGATTCCACGTGGTCCAGCGCGCGGTTGCCCCAGCGCATGGCCTGGTGCAAGGCACTGGCGGCGGCATCCTGCCTGCCCGAGGCATGCCCGGCGCGACCGGCGAACTGCATCAGCACCGAACTGATGCCCCGATGCGCCAGGACTGCCTCGCTCATGGTCGGCTCGGCCACCAGCACTGCTTCGTAGGGCAGGCCACGGGCCAGGAACGCGGCGATGCAGCGCGGGTCGTTGGCTTCTTCATCGCTGGAGAACAGGAACGCGGCATCGCCATCGCTGGCATTGGCCGCCGCGACCAGTGCCGCCGCCGCGCCCTTGATGTCACACACGCCCAGCCCGACCACGCGATCGTCCAGGCGCCGCATCACGTGCGGGTCGGCACTCCAGTGCGGCGAGTCCGGCACGGTATCCAGATGCACGTTGAACAGGTACTTCGGCGTCCCGCGCACGGCATGCAGGCTGACCGCACCGGCACCGTGGTCGATCACCTCGACGTTGAAGCCGGGCAGATGGTCGCGCAGGTAATCGAAGATGCCACCGGTGGTGATCGCACGCGGCGGGTTGCGGGTGTCGAAGGACACCAGCGCCTGCAGGTGATCGAGCGTCTGTTCAAGCATGAATCAACAATCCTGTGGAATTCCGCCGGGCATGGCCCGGCGCTACCGTAATGCATCTGGTGGAGAGCCCCCTTGATGTTCAAGGGGGCGCGCCAACGGCGCGGGGATTAGGTGGAATGCGCGGGAGACGCGCGCGCAATTCAATCGCTCAGCGATTGACTTGCGCGTAAAGCGTCGAACTCATGCCGAACAGCTTGATGAAGCCTTCGGCCTCCTCCACGCCCCAGTCGGCCGACTGTGCGTAGGTGGCGCCCTTGGTGTTGAGCAGGTGCGGCGACTTCACCGCCACCGCGTCGACGCGGCCACCCCGGGTTTCCAGCACCACTTCACCGTTGACCTTGGCCTGCGAGGACTTCAGGAAGGCCTCGATGTCGGTCTTCAGCGGGTCGTGGTAGAAGCCTTCGTACACCAGCTCCACCCACTTGCGCGCCACGTCCGGCTTGAAGCGGTTCTGCTGCTTGGTCAGCACCGCATCTTCCAGCGCGCGGTGTGCGGCCAGCAGCGAGACCAGGCCCGGCGCCTCGAACACGATGCGGCCCTTCAGGCCGATCACGGTGTCGCCGGTGTACACGCCGCGGCCGACGCCGTACGGGGCGAACAGCTTGTTGAGCTGGGCCAGGATCTGGTCGCCCGGCAGCGCCTTGCCGTTCAGTTCAACGGCTTCGCCTTCAACGAACTTCAGGGTGACGGTCAGCGCCTGTTCCGGCCACTCGCTGCGCGGCGCGCACCAGCCACGCGCGCCCTCGCCCGGGGCTTCCCAGCGGTCGATCTCGCCGCCGGACATGGTCACGCCCAGCAGGTTCTCGTTGATGGTGTAGGCCTGCTGCTTGGCACGCACGCCGAAGCCACGCTCTTCCAGGTACTTCTGCTCGTAGGCGCGGGTCTGGGTGTGTTCCTTCTGGATTTCACGGATCGGCGCGATGATCTGGTAATCACCCAGCGCCTTCACCGCCAGGTCGAAACGGACCTGGTCGTTGCCCATGCCGGTGCAGCCGTGGGCGATGATGTTGGTGCCCAGTTCGGCGGCACGCTTCAGCGCGGCATCGACGATCAGGTAGCGGTCGGACACCAGCAGCGGGTACTGGCCCTGGTAGCCTTCGCCGGCCCACACGAACGGCTTGACGAAGCCTTCCCAGATGGCCGGGCCACCGTTGACGGTGACGTGGCTGGTCACGCCCAGCTCGGCGGCGCGCTTCTCGATGAAATCGCGCTCTTCATCATCCACGCCGCCGGTGTCGGCGAACACGGTGTGCACGTTGTAGCCACGCTCCTGCAGGTAGGGCACGCAGAAGCTGGTATCCAGGCCGCCGGAGAAGGCGAGAACGACGTCTTTGTTGCTCATGGGGGGGTATGTCCTGGTAGCGCCGGGCCATGCCCGGCGGGGTTTCAATGAATCGAAAGAAAAATCAGCGCCCGGCAACCGCAGCCATGATCGCCTTCTGCACGTGCAGCCGGTTCTCGGCTTCGTTGATGGCGATGCACTGCGGCGAATCCATCACGCCGTCGGTGGCCTTGACGTTGCGGCGCAGCGGCAGGCAATGGCTGAACACACCGTTGTTGGTCAGCGCCATCTTGCGTTCGTCGACGATGAAGTGCTTGTACTGGTCACGGATCGGCTTCTCCGGCTCCCAGTTGCCGAAGAACGGCAGCGCACCCCAGCTCTTGGCATAGACCACGTCGGCGCCGGCGTAGGCGCTGTCGATGTCATGGCTGATCTTCAGCGAACCACCGCTTTCGGCCACGTTCTGCTCGGCCCAGCCCATGTAGCGGTCGTCCAGGATGTAGTCGGCGGTCGGGCACAGCAGGGTCACGTCCATGCCCATGCGGGTGGCGATGGTCAGCGCCGAGTTGGCCACCGCGGTGTTCAGCGGCTTGGGGTGGTAGGTCCAGGTCAGCACGTACTTCTTGCCGCGCAGGTCCTGGGTGCCGAAGTGCTCCTGCAGCGCCATCACATGGGCCAGTTCCTGGCACGGGTGGGTGATGGTCTCCATGTTGATGACCGGCACCGGCGAGTACCTGGCGAAACTGTTGAGCACGATGTCCTGGCGGTCGTAGGCCCAGTCCACGAACTTCGGGAACGCGCGCACGGCGATGATGTCGCAGTAGCGCCCCAGCACCTTGGCCACTTCGGCGATGTGTTCCTCGGTATCGCCGTCCATCACCGTGCCGAGGTTGAACTCGATCGGCCACGCATCCTTGCCCGGCTGCAGCACCACCGCGTGCGCGCCGAGCTGGAACGCGCCCAGTTCGAAGCTGGTGCGGGTGCGCATGGACGGGTTGAAGAACACCAGCGCGATCGACTTGCCCTTGAGCTGGTCGCCGAGCTTGTTGCGCTTGAACAGCGCGGCCTGGGTCAACAGCGCATCGAGATCGCTGCGGCTCCAGTCCTGAGTGTTCAGGAAGTGCTTGGGGGACATCATCATTCCTTGCGTGGCGGCGCCGTGAATCGACGCTGTGGAAGGTGGAAGGGAGAACCGGAAACCAAGGGTGGGACGCGAATGTTGCAGTTGAAATTTCTGGAACCCGGAAACGCAAAAACCCAGCCGGTGGGCTGGGTTTTTTTCGGACGAACAGCAGAAAGCTCCGGATTACCCAGCGGGAATGTGGGGTTCCGGTCGACGGGCACGCGACGTCATGCCAGTGGCCTGGCGGGCGGCGCTGCTGTCGTGCTGGAAGTCGGTGAGCTTCATGGCCGCCAATCTTTGCATGCGGCCGGAGCCGGCGCAAGGGGCCGCCGTCGCAGAATCAGGGGGTGCCGGCCGCCGCCTGCTCCGGGCCCACCCAAGGGGTGATCGAAACCCGGATCTTCAGCCGGTTGCCGGGATCTTCCGGCAGCCGTGAACGGTACTTGGTGCCCTTGTAGACATAGTCCACGTCGTAGGCGATGGGGCGGCGGAATTCACGCCCGACCGGCACGATGCGACAGTCCCGGGTCAGCATCGGGCCATTGTTGGCCGGCGCCGGGGCCGGGGTCTCGGCCGGCACCTCCTCCAGGGTCTCCTCGTCGCTGCGCTTGAACATCGAGCGCACCGAGTCCCAGAAACGGCCGATCCGGCCCTTGTCCTCGACCGGCTCTTCGCCGGTCACGTTGACCGGCGCCAGGGTCCGCGTGGACACCGGCTCGCAGTGCTCCTCGGTGCGGGTGGCGCGCAGGGTCTGGAACACCGGCTCCACGTTGAGCACCTGGGCGTAGTCGAATTTCACGTTCTCCACGATCACCACCCGGTTGCGCGGCTCGGCCTCCTGGGCCAGAACCACGGCGGGCAACGCCGACAGGCAGGCCAGGGTCAGCAACGCGGGGGTTTTCATGGGCGACGGGAGCAGGGACACGGCAATAGTGTAGGCAGTGGTGACCGCGAGGGGCTGAACATTACCCGTCCGCGCCGTTCCTGCCCACCCCACCCCCGGTCGAGGCCGGTACCCAGCGGCGCCGGCGTTCCCCCCAAAGCGGGCCGACACGTTCTAAAATCACAGGCTGTCCCCCAGCCACAGCCCCATGACCCTGCGCCTGCACAACAACCTGACTCGCCAGCTCGAACCGTTCACTCCGCTCGATCCGGCCTGTCCGACCCTGTATGTGTGCGGCCCCACGGTCTACAACTACGTGCACATCGGCAACGCCCGTGGCCCGGTGGTGTTCGGGGTGCTGGCCGACCTGCTGCGGCGCCGGTTCGGCGGGCTGCGCTACGCGCGCAACATCACCGACGTGGACGACAAGATCAACGCCGCCGCGCGCGAACAGCGGGTGCCGATCAGCACCATCACCGACCGCTTCGCCGCCGCCTACCGTGAAGACATGGCCGCGCTGGGTGTGGTGCCGCCGGACATCGAACCGGAGGTGACCGCGCACATGCCGCAGATCATCACCATGATCGAGCAGCTGATCGCGCGCGGCCACGCCTATGCCGCCGAGGGCCATGTGCTGTTCGCGGTGGCCAGCTTCGACGGCTACGGCAAGCTGTCGCGGCGCGACCCGGACGAGATGCTGGCCGGTGCCCGCGTCGACGTGGCCCCGTACAAGCGCGACCCGGGCGACTTCGTGCTGTGGAAGCCGTCCAGCGACGACCTGCCCGGCTGGGCATCGCCCTGGGGCCGTGGCCGCCCGGGCTGGCACATCGAGTGCTCGGCGATGGCCGCCGCCCACCTGGGCGAGACCATCGACATCCATGCCGGCGGCGTCGACTTGCAGTTCCCGCACCATGAAAACGAGATCGCGCAGAGCGAATGCGCGCATGGCGGCCGGATCTTCGCCCGCTTCTGGCTGCACAACGGCATGCTCAACTTCGGCGGTGCCAAGATGAGCAAGTCGATCGGCAACATCGAGCGCGTGCACGACCTGGTGCGCCAGCACCCGCCGGAAGCGCTGCGCCTGGCGCTGCTGTCGGCGCACTACCGGCAGCCGCTGGACTGGTCCGATGCACTGATCGAACAGTCGGTGCGCACCCTGGACCGCCTGTACGGCACCCTGCGCGACCTGGCCGAGGTGGACGCGACCGCGGTCATCCCGGCCGAGATCGAAGCCACCCTGGACGACGACCTCAACACTCCGCAGGCGCTGGCCGAAGTGGCCCGCATCGCCGGCGAGGCCCGCCGTGCCACCGACCCGGCGCAGCGCGCCCGCCTGAAGGGCGAACTGCTCGGCGCCGGCATCGCACTGGGCCTGCTGCAGGCCGACCCGGCGCAGTGGTTCGGCAATGCCGCCGGTGACAGCAGCGATGACGCCCGCATCCAGGGCCTGATCGACGCACGTGCCGCAGCCAAGCAGTCCCGCGATTTCGCCCGTTCCGATGCGATCCGCGACCAGCTGGCCGCCGAAGGCATCGTGCTGGAAGACACCCCGCAGGGCGTGCGCTGGGTGCGCAAGCGCGCCTGACCCGCCCTGCCCCGTGGCCGGCAGCCCCGGCCACGCCCCACTGTAGAGACTGTTGTGACCGACTCCCCGTTCCCGCTTGAACCTACGGCCGCCGAGGCCCAGACCGCCATCGCCGAGGAATTCGGCTTCTTCGGCGACTGGTCCGAGCGCTACCAGTACCTGATCGACCTGGGCCGCAAGCTGCCGGCCTTCCCGGACGACTGGAAGACCGAAGAGCACCGCCTGCTCGGCTGCCAGTCGATGGTCTGGATCGTGCCGGAGGGAAACGCACAGTCGCTGCGCTTCCACGCCATCAGTGACTCGGCGATCGTGTCGGGGCTGATCTTCCTGGCCCTGCGCGTGTACTCCGGGCGCTCGGCACAGGAGATCCTGGCCACCGAACCGAGCTACATCCAGGACATCGGCCTGGCCCGCCACCTCTCGCCGACCCGCAGCAACGGCGTGGCGGCGATGCTGGCCTTCATCCGCGATACCGCCCAGGCGCAGCTGCAGCGCGACCCCTCGTGAGCGAACCTGCCACGGCCGAAGACACCGCGCTGGGCCTGCTGTCCCGGCCTGGCTTTGCCAGGCTGCTGGCCTACCGCATCTTCGCGATGCTGTCCTACCAGGTGGTCGCGGTCACGGTCGGCTGGCACATCTATGAAGTCACCCGCAATCCGTTCTCGCTGGGCCTGATCGGCCTAGCCGAGGTACTGCCGTTCTTCTGCGTGGCCCCGTTCGCCGGCTACCTGGTGGACCATCTGCCACGCCGCCGGCTGGGCATGGTCGCCTGCGCCGGGCTGATCGCCACCGCGCTGGTACTGACCAGCGTGGCGATGGGGTGGCTGCCGGTCGAGGGCGTGTGGCCGATCTATGCCGCCATCGCGCTGACCGGCATGGTCCGCGCCTTCCTGTCGCCGATCTACAACGCACTGTTCGCTCGGGTGCTGGCACGCGATCAGTTCGCGCGTGGTGCCGGCCTGGGTGCTGTCGTGTTCCAGGCCGGCATGATCGCAGGCCCGGCCCTGGGCGGCGTGCTGGTCGGCTTCGGTGGCAAGGGCCTGTCCTATGCGGTGGCCACGGTCTTCGCGCTGGTGGCGATGGTCTGCCTGGCCACCCTGAAGGTGGAGGAACCGGTGCACACCGGACCGGCTGCGCCGATCTTCAAGAGCATCGCCGAAGGCGCACGCTTCGTGGTCGGCAACCGGATCATGGTCGGGGCGATGGCGCTGGACATGTTCTCGGTGCTGCTCGGCGGTGTGGTGGCGATGCTGCCGGCGTTCCTGCACGAGATCCTGCACCATGGCCCGGAGGGGCTGGGCATCCTGCGCGCTGCACCGGCCCTGGGCTCGGTCTGCGTGGGGCTGTGGCTGGCCCGGCACCCGCTGCATCGCAATGCCGGCCGCGTGCTGCTGTTCGCGGTGGCCGGCTTCGGCCTGTGCGTGATCGGCTTCGGGCTGTCGCAGCACTTCTGGCTGTCGGCGCTGATCCTGCTGTTCTATGGGGCCTTCGACGGCGTGTCGGTGGTGATCCGCTCGACCATCCTGCAGCTGGCCACGCCGGAAGACATGCGCGGGCGGGTATCGTCGATCAACGGCATCTTCATCAGTTCGTCCAACGAACTGGGCGCGTTCTATGCCGGCACCATGGCGCGCCTGCTGGGCCTGGTGCCCGCCGTGGTGCTGGGCGGCTTCGCGGTGCTCAGCGTGGCCGGGGTCACCGCATGGAAGAACCCGACGCTGCGGAAACTGAATCTTCGCGACCTGCAGTAGCCGCGGCGCCGCGCCGGCTTTCTGTAGCGTCGAGCCATGCTCGACTGGCGCCTCTGAAACGGAGTCGAGCATGGCTCGACGCTACAAAGGGCCAAGCCACCCAACAAAAAACCCGGCCGGAGCCGGGTTTTCTGCATGACCAGACAACGATCGGGAATCAGTCGCCCTGCTGCTTCT from Stenotrophomonas sp. 704A1 includes these protein-coding regions:
- a CDS encoding MFS transporter encodes the protein MSEPATAEDTALGLLSRPGFARLLAYRIFAMLSYQVVAVTVGWHIYEVTRNPFSLGLIGLAEVLPFFCVAPFAGYLVDHLPRRRLGMVACAGLIATALVLTSVAMGWLPVEGVWPIYAAIALTGMVRAFLSPIYNALFARVLARDQFARGAGLGAVVFQAGMIAGPALGGVLVGFGGKGLSYAVATVFALVAMVCLATLKVEEPVHTGPAAPIFKSIAEGARFVVGNRIMVGAMALDMFSVLLGGVVAMLPAFLHEILHHGPEGLGILRAAPALGSVCVGLWLARHPLHRNAGRVLLFAVAGFGLCVIGFGLSQHFWLSALILLFYGAFDGVSVVIRSTILQLATPEDMRGRVSSINGIFISSSNELGAFYAGTMARLLGLVPAVVLGGFAVLSVAGVTAWKNPTLRKLNLRDLQ